The following proteins come from a genomic window of Ictalurus furcatus strain D&B chromosome 14, Billie_1.0, whole genome shotgun sequence:
- the LOC128618406 gene encoding protein SCO2 homolog, mitochondrial: MLGVGPLAGYRTSWRMLRITPRASQNPCPYDLLYYIPRVYSCYTLHTNKCQNMKHAHFKSPHSGALLPQSFEQQRATFSQDNTQPPKSSFSARIKLRTRLAMTLLVGGAIIGTWWYVHEEKQQKLQVQRIEQLRKVAIGQGDFCLLDHTGQRRTKRDFLGQWVLMYFGFTHCPDICPDELEKMSSVVKLLDESNLPHVQPLFITVDPERDDVAAMAKYIRDFHPRLIGLTGTPEEVKEAGQAYRVYASAGPKDEDGDYIVDHTILIYLINPDGLFLDYYNRMKNAMQIAESIRQHMKNYVTLFPDQR, from the coding sequence ATGCTTGGTGTTGGACCTCTTGCCGGTTATAGGACATCGTGGCGCATGCTGAGAATCACTCCACGTGCCAGCCAAAATCCATGCCCTTATGacttgttatattatataccGAGGGTGTATAGCtgttacacactacacacaaataAGTGTCAAAATATGAAACATGCACACTTCAAGAGTCCTCATTCTGGAGCACTTCTGCCACAATCATTTGAGCAGCAGCGAGCTACATTTTCTCAGGACAATACCCAACCTCCAAAGTCTAGTTTTTCAGCCAGGATAAAGCTCCGAACACGACTGGCCATGACATTACTTGTTGGAGGTGCTATAATTGGTACCTGGTGGTATGTGCATGAGGAAAAACAGCAGAAGCTACAGGTGCAGAGGATAGAGCAGTTGAGGAAAGTGGCCATAGGCCAAGGAGACTTCTGCTTGCTGGACCACACCGGTCAGCGACGGACCAAAAGGGACTTCTTGGGGCAGTGGGTGCTCATGTACTTCGGCTTCACGCACTGCCCTGATATCTGCCCTGATGAGCTGGAAAAGATGAGCAGTGTGGTAAAGCTGCTGGATGAGTCAAACCTGCCCCATGTGCAGCCATTGTTTATAACCGTTGATCCTGAAAGAGATGATGTGGCTGCCATGGCCAAGTACATCAGAGATTTTCACCCACGTCTGATCGGATTGACGGGCACACCTGAGGAGGTAAAAGAAGCTGGACAGGCTTACCGGGTTTATGCAAGCGCTGGACCCAAGGATGAAGATGGAGATTATATCGTGGACCACACCATCCTTATATATCTCATTAATCCGGATGGCCTTTTCCTGGACTATTATAACCGAATGAAAAATGCCATGCAGATTGCTGAAAGCATTCGTCAGCATATGAAGAATTATGTGACGTTATTCCCTGACCAGCGTTAA